From the genome of Mixophyes fleayi isolate aMixFle1 chromosome 2, aMixFle1.hap1, whole genome shotgun sequence, one region includes:
- the LOC142140564 gene encoding odorant receptor 131-2-like — protein sequence MANSTSVHWNITQLSTINERVDEISRTVLVILTILCFIVFVYFITVLLNVFFSSPHMRENARYVLFAHMLINDTLYLALGILLLLSSLYIIYFPMPLCCIILTLAASSFRVTPYNLAVMSLERYIAICFPLRHLEFCTAGGAKSAIAMVWVIGFAPSIADLTVIIYSYKYTFLSFNVLCDLSMFMISPLQNIIRSFIHILSFTIVALIIIFTYIKVMLVARKFGSGRSSAFKAGRTVMLHAVQLMLCMISFISSLTETFSPDYITFMLISNFLIFTCLPRFLSPAIYGIRDEAFSKYIRKLYSGKF from the coding sequence ATGGCGAACTCCACATCTGTCCATTGGAATATCACCCAGCTGTCCACCATTAATGAACGAGTTGATGAGATCTCCCGAACAGTTCTTGTCATCTTGACAATTTTGTGTTTCATTGTCTTCGTCTACTTCATCACAGTTCTCCTGAATGTCTTCTTTAGCTCTCCTCACATGCGAGAAAACGCTCGATATGTTCTCTTCGCTCACATGCTCATCAATGACACATTATATCTTGCCTTGGGaattttacttttactttcatccctgtacattatatatttccCTATGCCTTTATGTTGCATCATTCTCACTCTGGCAGCCTCTTCATTTCGGGTTACTCCATACAACCTTGCCGTCATGTCTCTGGAACGTTACATAGCAATATGTTTTCCCCTGAGACACTTAGAGTTTTGCACTGCAGGGGGAGCTAAATCAGCAATAGCCATGGTTTGGGTCATTGGATttgccccaagtattgcagatTTGACTGTCATTATCTACtcatataaatacacatttttatcttttaatgTGTTGTGTGACCTTTCAATGTTCATGATAAGCCCACTTCAAAATATAATTAGATCTTTCATCCATATTCTCAGTTTCACCATAGTggcattaataattatatttacttaCATTAAAGTTATGCTGGTTGCCAGGAAGTTTGGTTCAGGTAGATCTTCTGCTTTCAAAGCTGGAAGAACGGTGATGCTTCATGCAGTCCAGCTCATGTTATGCATGATATCTTTCATCTCCTCTCTAACAGAGACATTCTCTCCAGATTACATAACTTTCATGCTGATATCCAACTTCCTCATATTCACCTGTTTGCCCAGGTTCCTCAGTCCTGCGATTTATGGGATAAGGGATGAAgcattttctaaatatataagAAAATTGTACTCTGGCAAATTTTAA
- the LOC142139776 gene encoding odorant receptor 131-2-like has translation MLNISVLSISRKLGRSQSPMVNSTSVHWNITQLPSINERVDEISRTVLVIVTILCFIFFVYFITVLLNVFFSSPHMRENARYVLFAHMLINDTLYLALGIFLLLTALYIIYFPMPLCCIILTLAASSFRVTPYNLAVMSLERYIAICFPLRHLEFCTAGRAKLAIAMVWVIGFAPSIADLTVIIYSSGYIFLSVNVLCDRTMLIISPLQNIIRSFIHILSFTIVALIIIFTYIKVMLVARKFGSGGSSAFKAGRTVMLHAVQLMLCMISFISSLTEAYFPKYITFMLISNFLIFTCLPRFLSPVIYGIRDEAFSKYIRKLYSVKF, from the exons ATGCTTAACATATCTGT CTTAAGCATTTCCAGAAAACTTGGCAGGAGTCAGTCTCCAATGGTCAACTCCACATCTGTCCATTGGAATATCACCCAGCTGCCCTCCATTAATGAACGAGTTGATGAGATCTCCCGAACAGTTCTTGTCATTGTGACAATTTTATGTTTCATCTTCTTCGTTTACTTCATCACAGTTCTCCTGAATGTCTTCTTTAGCTCTCCTCACATGCGAGAAAATGCGCGATATGTTCTCTTCGCTCACATGCTCATCAATGACACATTATATCTTGCCTTGGGAATTTTCCTTTTACTTACAgccctgtacattatatatttccCAATGCCTTTATGTTGCATCATTCTCACTCTCGCAGCCTCATCATTTCGGGTTACTCCATACAACCTTGCCGTCATGTCTCTGGAACGTTACATAGCAATATGTTTTCCCCTGAGACACTTAGAGTTTTGCACTGCAGGGAGAGCTAAGTTAGCAATAGCCATGGTTTGGGTCATTGGATttgccccaagtattgcagatCTGACTGTCATTATCTACTCATctggatatatatttttatctgttaATGTGTTGTGTGATCGTACAATGCTCATTATAAGTCCACTTCAAAATATAATTAGATCTTTCATCCATATTCTCAGCTTCACCATAGTggcattaataattatatttacttatattaaaGTTATGCTGGTTGCCAGGAAGTTTGGTTCAGGTGGATCTTCTGCTTTCAAAGCTGGAAGAACGGTGATGCTTCATGCAGTCCAGCTCATGTTATGCATGATATCTTTCATCTCCTCTCTAACAGAGGCATACTTCCCAAAGTACATAACTTTCATGCTGATATCCAACTTCCTCATATTCACCTGTTTGCCCAGGTTCCTCAGTCCTGTGATTTATGGGATAAGGGATGAagcatttagtaaatatataagaAAATTGTACTCTGTCAAATTTTAA